The Ectothiorhodospiraceae bacterium BW-2 nucleotide sequence TTTAACCACGCCAGAAGTTGGTTGTCTCCCCGATCCATCGCCACAGTTTCCGCGATAGCCAGACAGATGGTTTTAATTCCTGCTCCCACATCATTGCGTGCGGTCTGCGCCGTTTCAATGTTGACATAGAGGGCACTATAACGCCCTTCCGCATTGAGCCGCTCGACCATCGCCAGCAGGGTGGTGGTTTTGCCGGTCTGGCGCGGCGCATGGAGCAGAAAGTAGCGCTGGCTGTCGATAAGATAGCTCAGCTCCGCCCAGTTGAGCCGCATAAGTGGCGGCAGGGTGTAGTTCAGCTCCGCCTTTTGCGGCCCAGCGGTGTTAAAAAATTTATCCATTCATCTCATCCTCTCTGTTTTTCACCTAACCGGTAGATGGTGGATAGCGCGACTCTAAAAAATATCGCGATCCGGGGCTCAGCCCATGGGTGCCACCCGTTCCGTCAATCGGGGCGATGAACAAGGCCGATTGGTTTCAGTATCGACAGCCGGCGCAGCGGCATTAACACCCCCATAAATGGGGCTGGTTCTCCCGGGCGGGACAGTACCAGAGCTTCTCCTCCCAGCTCACTTTCGGGTCGCGGTTGAAGATAAGCAGATGCGACTCCTCGGCACCACAGCCGTCGGCATAGTCGAGGGTCTGGGTGATACCTTTGGCAATGAGCTCTTCTAAATCGCCCCGTTGCAGTTTTAGCTCGACCACTATCCGCTGCACCGGCCCAAAGAAGCCCTGCGCCTCATCCAGCGACCACTCGATAGTGAGGTCGGTGCGCTTACGGCCTAAGGCATATTCGCGCTGAATCCGCCCGCCGCCGTTAATAATCCGCTGCAAAAAGGCCTGCATTAATAGCTGCGGCCCCGCCTCTTTGTAGTCAAAGCGCTCTATCCAGCTTTCGGCGTTCTCGCGGAAGAAGTGTTGGAAGGCTTTGAGGAGTTTGACCATGTCGAGCCGCCGCTCGGCGGTGAGGTACCACTGCTGCTGTTGGTGGGTGATGTTCTGCTGCATCACAATCGACAGCTCGCGTGGAATCACCTCTTGGTAGATGCGGTTGCTGATATGGGCCATCGGGTGGCGCCGAATCAGCCCTAAATCTTCGCAATATTGCAGGTCATCGGCGGCTTGCTGGATGCTATCCCCTTCGCCCGCTACAATCGGTGCTATCACCCCATGCACGCGCGGTTCACACAGTTTGTCTGATAACTGATCGAGGTGGGTGGCGCGGGATTGAATCAGCCGCTCACGGGCGGCCTGATAGTGTTGCAAGGTAATGGTTTGGCTGCGGTCGCGGAGTGCGCTCTCCTTCCAAGTCAGTTCGTGGCCGAGCGCATTGACAAGCCACGGCTGTCCGGCGGTATCGAGCCACAACTCGGCAAAAATGCCCTCTTCAAAGGGCTGGCCGGTCGCCTCAGTGTGCTGCTGATAGAGCTGACGGCATTCGACTTCGTTAAAGTTGCCCATCGTTAGGGATTCGGCTTTGATATTAAAGGCGCTGCCGCCGGTGATGATGTCGCCACTGCTCTGGTGGATGCGGTAATCTTTTAAGTCGCGCACGCCGCAGAGCAGCACCGAGTGGGGAAAGGCGTGCGGGCGTTGGGTATAACCGGTGCGCAGTTGGCGCAGCAGGGAGACTAGCGTATCGCCAATGAGGGCATCGACCTCATCTAATAGCAGGACTATCGGCTTAGGGTGGTGCAGGCTCCACCGCTCTAGCAGATTAAAGACCAGCCCGTGGTGACTCTCCCCATGGTGGGGCTGCGCCTCCAGCCAATCGAGCAGTGAGCTATCGTGCAATGTGAGACGCGCTGATCGGGCAATGGCATTAGCAACCGTATAGTTACCAATCGTGATCTGATTCCGCGCCGTCTGCGCCATTTCAATGTTGACATAGAGGGCACTATAACGCCCTTCCGCATTGAGCCGCTCGACCATCGCCAGCAGGGTGGTGGTTTTGCCGGTCTGGCGCGGCGCATGGAGCAGAAAGTAGCGCTGGCTGTCGATAAGATAGCTCAGCTCCGCCCAGTTGAGCCGCATGAGTGGCGGTAATGTGTAGTTCAGCTCCGCCTTTTGCGGCCCAGCGGTGTTAAAAAATTTATCCATTCATCTCATCCTCTCTGTTTTTCACCTAACCGGTAGATGGTGGATAGCGCGACCCTAAAAAACATCGCGATCCGGGGCTGCTGCCCCGGAATCCAGCCCATGGGTGCCACCCGTTCCGTCAATCGGGGCGATGAACAAGGCCGATTGGTTTAAGTATCGACAGCCGGCGCAGCGGCATTAACACCCCCATAAATGGGGCTGGTTCTCCCGGGCGGGGCAGTACCAGAGCTTCTCCTCCCAGCTCACTTTCGGGTCGCGGTTGAAGATAAGCAGATGCGACTCCTCGGCACCACAGCCGTCGGCATAGTCGAGGGTCTGGGTGATACCTTTGGCAATGAGCTCTTCTAAATCGCCCCGTTGCAGTTTTAGCTCGACCACTATCCGCTGCACCGGCCCAAAGAAGCCCTGCGCCTCATCCAGCGACCACTCGATAGTGAGGTCGGTGCGCTTACGGCCTAAGGCATATTCGCGCTGAATCCGCCCGCCGCCGTTAATAATCCGCTGCAAAAAGGCCTGCATTAGCAGTTGCGGCCCCGCCTCTTTGTAGTCAAAGCGCTCTATCCAGCTTTCGGCGTTCTCGCGGAAGAAGTGTTGGAAGGCTTTGAGGAGTTTGACCATGTCGAGCCGCCGCTCGGCGGTGAGGTACCACTGCTGCTGTTGGTGGGTGATGTTCTGCTGCATCACAATCGACAGCTCGCGTGGAATCACCTCTTGGTAGATACGGTTGCTGATATGGACCATCGGGTTGCGCCGAATTAGCCCTAAATCTTCGCAATATTGCAGGTCATCGGCGGCTTGCTGGATGCTATCCCCTTCGCCCGCTACAATCGGTGCTATCACCCCATGCACGCGCGGTTCACGCAGTTTGTCTGACAACTGATCGAGGTGGGTGGCGCGGGATTGAATCAGCCGCTCACGGGCGGCCTGATAGTGTTGCAAGGTAATGGTTTGGCTGCGGTCGCGCAACGCCACATCTTCCCAGGTCAACTCATGGCCGAGCGCATTGACAAGCCACGGCTGTCCGGCGGTATCGAGCCACAACTCGGCAAAAATGCCCTCTTCAAAGGGCTGGCCGGTCGCTTCGGTGTGCTGCTGATAGAGTTGGCGGCACTCCGCTGCGCTGAAATTGCCCATCGTGAGCGACTTAGCCTTAATGTTAAAGGCGCTGCCACCGGTGATAATGTCGCCGCTGCTCTGGTGGATGCGGTAATCTTTTAAGTCGCGCACGCCGCAGAGCAGCACCGAGTGGGGAAAGGCGTGCGGGCGTTGGGTATAACCGGTGCGCAGTTGGCGCAGCAGGGAGACTAGCGTATCGCCAATGAGGGCATCGACCTCATCTAGTAGCAGGACTATCGGCTTGGGGTGAACCGAAGCCC carries:
- a CDS encoding ATP-binding protein; amino-acid sequence: MDKFFNTAGPQKAELNYTLPPLMRLNWAELSYLIDSQRYFLLHAPRQTGKTTTLLAMVERLNAEGRYSALYVNIEMAQTARNQITIGNYTVANAIARSARLTLHDSSLLDWLEAQPHHGESHHGLVFNLLERWSLHHPKPIVLLLDEVDALIGDTLVSLLRQLRTGYTQRPHAFPHSVLLCGVRDLKDYRIHQSSGDIITGGSAFNIKAESLTMGNFNEVECRQLYQQHTEATGQPFEEGIFAELWLDTAGQPWLVNALGHELTWKESALRDRSQTITLQHYQAARERLIQSRATHLDQLSDKLCEPRVHGVIAPIVAGEGDSIQQAADDLQYCEDLGLIRRHPMAHISNRIYQEVIPRELSIVMQQNITHQQQQWYLTAERRLDMVKLLKAFQHFFRENAESWIERFDYKEAGPQLLMQAFLQRIINGGGRIQREYALGRKRTDLTIEWSLDEAQGFFGPVQRIVVELKLQRGDLEELIAKGITQTLDYADGCGAEESHLLIFNRDPKVSWEEKLWYCPARENQPHLWGC
- a CDS encoding ATP-binding protein, with amino-acid sequence MDKFFNTAGPQKAELNYTLPPLMRLNWAELSYLIDSQRYFLLHAPRQTGKTTTLLAMVERLNAEGRYSALYVNLERSQVARQNAELGDRQFCDALLQSIRATAPHLIDASAGHQIIAEAEAMQRFSALLSWWASVHPKPIVLLLDEVDALIGDTLVSLLRQLRTGYTQRPHAFPHSVLLCGVRDLKDYRIHQSSGDIITGGSAFNIKAKSLTMGNFSAAECRQLYQQHTEATGQPFEEGIFAELWLDTAGQPWLVNALGHELTWEDVALRDRSQTITLQHYQAARERLIQSRATHLDQLSDKLREPRVHGVIAPIVAGEGDSIQQAADDLQYCEDLGLIRRNPMVHISNRIYQEVIPRELSIVMQQNITHQQQQWYLTAERRLDMVKLLKAFQHFFRENAESWIERFDYKEAGPQLLMQAFLQRIINGGGRIQREYALGRKRTDLTIEWSLDEAQGFFGPVQRIVVELKLQRGDLEELIAKGITQTLDYADGCGAEESHLLIFNRDPKVSWEEKLWYCPARENQPHLWGC